A genomic window from Winogradskyella sp. J14-2 includes:
- a CDS encoding HU family DNA-binding protein: protein MTKADLVAKISDKLGMEKGDVQATVETFMEEVKSSLESGDNVYLRGFGSFIIKTRAEKTGRNISKNTTIKIPAHNIPAFKPAKVFLEGVKSNVEVN from the coding sequence ATGACAAAAGCCGATTTAGTAGCTAAAATATCTGATAAGTTAGGCATGGAGAAAGGCGATGTGCAAGCTACGGTAGAAACTTTTATGGAAGAAGTAAAATCATCTCTAGAGAGTGGTGATAACGTATATTTAAGAGGTTTCGGAAGTTTTATAATTAAAACAAGAGCTGAAAAAACAGGTCGTAACATTTCAAAAAATACGACTATTAAAATACCAGCGCACAACATACCAGCTTTTAAGCCAGCTAAAGTATTTTTAGAAGGTGTAAAATCTAATGTTGAAGTTAACTAA
- a CDS encoding ribonuclease E/G produces the protein MNKELIVRSSSDIVDFALLKDGKLIELHKDEEDNNFAVGDIFIAKIRKVMPGLNAAFVNVGYEKDGFLHYHDLGPKLPSLLKFIKRVSTGKLRDYSLKNFPFEKDLDKNGSIANALKSNQSILVQVVKEPISTKGPRISSELSIAGRYIVLVPFSNRISISQKIESQEEKDRLKRLVKSITPKGFGVIIRTVAEGKKVAELDNDLQNLLTRWTAMCKKLYKAHHPTKVLGEMNKASSILRDIFNDSFSGIVVDDEELYIQVKDYVQQIAPKKESIVKFHKNGIPVFEKYGIERQIKTSFGKTVSMAKGAYLVIEHTEAMHVIDVNSGNRSNKEKSQEDTALEVNLISATEIARQLRLRDMGGIIVIDFIDMGRAENRKKLYNHLRDEMKDDKAKHKILPPSKFGLVQITRQRVRPERNIKTKEENPNLIGGDEIEAPIKVVERIKQDLERIIKKDYKKVTLNAHPFIAAFLTKGYPSVRTKWFFEHKKWVKIIPRDAYTYLEYHFFDKDGNKIK, from the coding sequence ATGAACAAAGAATTAATCGTAAGATCGAGTTCAGATATTGTTGATTTTGCCTTATTAAAAGATGGAAAACTTATTGAATTACATAAAGACGAAGAGGATAATAATTTTGCAGTTGGTGATATTTTTATTGCCAAAATCCGTAAAGTTATGCCAGGATTAAATGCCGCATTTGTTAATGTAGGCTACGAAAAAGATGGGTTTTTACACTATCACGATCTTGGTCCAAAATTACCTTCGCTTTTAAAATTCATTAAACGTGTAAGCACAGGAAAATTAAGAGATTACAGTCTTAAAAACTTTCCGTTTGAAAAAGATTTAGACAAAAATGGCAGTATAGCCAATGCGCTTAAATCTAACCAATCCATTTTAGTACAAGTAGTAAAAGAACCAATTTCTACCAAAGGCCCTCGCATTAGTTCAGAATTGTCCATTGCTGGCAGGTATATTGTTTTGGTCCCTTTTTCTAACCGTATTTCAATTTCTCAAAAAATTGAATCACAGGAAGAAAAAGACCGATTAAAACGATTGGTAAAAAGTATTACACCTAAGGGATTTGGGGTTATTATTCGTACTGTAGCAGAAGGTAAAAAAGTTGCCGAGCTAGATAATGATTTACAGAATTTGTTGACAAGATGGACAGCAATGTGTAAAAAATTGTACAAAGCACATCATCCTACAAAAGTTTTGGGAGAAATGAACAAAGCATCCTCAATTCTTAGGGATATTTTTAATGATTCATTCTCAGGTATCGTTGTAGATGATGAAGAATTGTACATACAAGTAAAAGATTATGTGCAACAAATTGCACCAAAAAAAGAGTCAATTGTAAAGTTTCATAAAAATGGTATTCCGGTTTTTGAAAAATATGGCATAGAACGCCAGATAAAAACATCGTTTGGAAAAACCGTATCTATGGCAAAAGGGGCTTATTTAGTAATAGAACATACGGAGGCTATGCACGTCATTGATGTAAATAGCGGTAATCGTTCTAACAAAGAAAAAAGCCAAGAAGATACAGCCTTAGAAGTAAACTTGATTTCTGCAACCGAAATTGCCCGTCAATTACGCCTCCGAGATATGGGAGGAATTATTGTTATAGATTTTATAGACATGGGTAGAGCAGAAAATCGCAAAAAACTTTACAACCATCTCCGCGATGAGATGAAAGACGATAAAGCAAAACACAAAATATTGCCGCCGAGTAAGTTTGGTTTAGTGCAAATTACCAGACAGCGCGTTAGGCCAGAGCGCAATATAAAAACAAAAGAAGAAAATCCTAATCTCATAGGTGGAGACGAAATAGAAGCGCCAATTAAGGTGGTAGAACGTATAAAGCAAGACCTAGAGCGGATTATTAAGAAAGACTATAAAAAGGTAACTTTAAATGCACATCCTTTTATAGCAGCCTTTTTAACCAAAGGGTATCCATCTGTACGTACAAAGTGGTTCTTTGAACACAAAAAATGGGTAAAGATTATACCCAGAGATGCTTACACATATCTTGAATACCATTTTTTTGATAAAGATGGTAACAAAATCAAATAA
- a CDS encoding DUF5686 family protein, with protein MVKQSLAILFICLATISTAQNPISRAGDSTKIARDSIKKAEFLKNIGNGFLPVNFFNLDLRYLIKFNQYEGFRTGLGGITNKDFSDRYRINGYAVYGFKDKRYKYSLGGGFRVNEASDTWINLSYTDDLKETGSSTFLTDKRFFTFFEPRLLNIDLFHRHITKSIGIQHKISHHLLSEAQFSASKINPTYNYNFVLDNDIYNTFDISTAAFSLQWSPFSRFMSEAGQVTLKEDAYPKFTLQVTQSFKSVLGSDFNFTKLDFRTIQQFNHRNESKTNITLVAGIAGGEAPLTHLYHAYPNNITKETILQRFSVAGLNSFETMYFNEFFSDKFSTLQVKHFFRPFNISERFKPQLVLISRYALGDMKSINRHQGISFNRLNHLYSESGFEINRLLLGFGLSFAYRYGAYHLPNFEDNIAFKFTFNISL; from the coding sequence ATGGTTAAGCAATCCCTTGCTATTTTATTTATTTGTCTTGCAACCATCAGCACGGCTCAAAATCCTATTTCTAGGGCGGGAGATTCTACTAAAATAGCTCGAGATTCTATAAAAAAAGCTGAATTTCTTAAAAATATAGGTAATGGTTTTTTACCAGTAAACTTCTTTAATCTCGATTTAAGATATCTTATAAAATTCAATCAATACGAAGGTTTTAGGACAGGCTTAGGAGGCATTACAAACAAAGACTTTTCAGATCGTTACCGCATTAATGGTTATGCCGTTTATGGTTTTAAGGATAAACGTTACAAATATAGTTTGGGTGGTGGTTTTAGGGTGAACGAAGCATCTGATACTTGGATAAATCTATCTTATACCGACGACCTTAAAGAAACCGGAAGTTCTACATTTTTAACAGACAAACGGTTTTTTACTTTTTTTGAACCCAGGCTCCTAAACATTGATTTATTTCATAGGCACATTACAAAATCCATAGGAATACAGCACAAAATATCTCACCATTTATTATCTGAGGCACAGTTTTCCGCAAGCAAAATAAACCCTACATACAACTATAATTTTGTTTTAGATAATGACATCTACAATACTTTCGATATAAGTACAGCGGCCTTTAGCTTGCAATGGAGTCCCTTTAGTAGGTTTATGTCAGAGGCTGGTCAAGTAACATTAAAAGAAGATGCATACCCAAAGTTTACATTACAAGTTACACAGAGTTTTAAATCTGTACTTGGTAGTGACTTTAATTTTACAAAGTTAGACTTTAGAACCATTCAACAATTTAACCATCGTAATGAGTCTAAAACAAATATTACACTTGTAGCAGGCATTGCAGGTGGCGAAGCGCCACTAACGCATTTATACCATGCGTACCCAAACAATATTACCAAAGAAACTATTTTGCAGCGTTTTTCTGTGGCTGGTCTTAATAGTTTTGAAACTATGTATTTTAATGAATTTTTTAGTGACAAATTCTCAACGTTACAGGTAAAACATTTCTTTAGACCTTTTAACATTTCAGAGCGTTTTAAACCACAATTAGTACTAATATCTAGATATGCCTTAGGAGATATGAAAAGTATTAATAGACATCAAGGTATAAGTTTTAATAGGCTTAATCATTTATACTCAGAATCTGGTTTTGAAATTAATAGGCTCTTACTGGGCTTTGGATTGAGTTTTGCCTATCGCTATGGCGCATATCATCTTCCTAATTTTGAAGATAATATTGCTTTTAAATTTACTTTTAATATCTCGTTGTAA
- the frr gene encoding ribosome recycling factor: protein MNEDIQFILDSAKEAMDSAIKHLEKQLVNIRAGKASPAMLGSVMVDYYGSQTPLNQVANVNTPDGRTISVQPWEKSMLQEIERGIMLANLGFNPMNNGEMIIINVPPLTEERRRDLAKQAKAEAEDAKVGVRNARKDAMNDIKKADVSEDLQKNAEIDVQELTDSYVKKIDKILDVKENEIMTV, encoded by the coding sequence ATGAACGAAGACATTCAATTTATACTAGATTCTGCAAAAGAAGCAATGGATAGCGCTATAAAGCACCTTGAAAAACAATTAGTAAATATTAGAGCCGGCAAGGCTAGTCCTGCAATGCTAGGAAGTGTTATGGTAGATTACTATGGTTCTCAAACACCATTAAATCAAGTAGCAAACGTAAATACTCCAGATGGCAGAACAATCTCAGTACAGCCATGGGAAAAAAGTATGCTACAAGAGATTGAACGTGGTATTATGCTCGCCAATCTGGGCTTTAACCCAATGAATAATGGAGAGATGATTATCATCAACGTACCACCATTAACCGAAGAAAGACGTAGAGACTTAGCTAAGCAAGCCAAAGCAGAGGCAGAAGATGCTAAAGTTGGAGTTAGAAATGCTCGTAAAGATGCCATGAACGACATTAAAAAAGCTGATGTTTCTGAAGATTTACAAAAAAATGCTGAAATAGATGTGCAAGAACTTACAGATTCTTACGTTAAAAAAATAGACAAAATTCTTGACGTAAAAGAAAACGAGATTATGACCGTTTAA
- the pyrH gene encoding UMP kinase, which produces MKYNRILLKLSGEALMGDRQYGIDPQRLAEYAQDIKAITDLGVQVAIVIGGGNIFRGVAGASNGMDRVQGDHMGMLATVINGLALQSALEDTGIPTRLQTAIKINEVAEPFIRRKAMRHLEKGRVVIFGGGTGNPYFTTDSAAVLRAIEIEADVILKGTRVDGIYTADPEKDSSAVKFDQITFDDVLRKGLKVMDTTAFTLSQENKLPIIVFDMNKKGNLLKVVSGETIGTEVNL; this is translated from the coding sequence ATGAAATACAATAGAATACTACTCAAATTATCTGGCGAAGCCTTAATGGGAGACCGTCAATATGGAATAGACCCTCAACGTTTAGCAGAATATGCACAAGATATTAAAGCCATTACCGACTTAGGTGTTCAAGTAGCTATTGTTATTGGTGGTGGTAATATTTTTAGAGGCGTTGCAGGTGCAAGCAATGGCATGGACAGAGTACAAGGAGACCATATGGGTATGTTGGCAACAGTAATTAATGGATTGGCATTGCAAAGTGCATTAGAAGATACTGGCATTCCAACCAGACTTCAAACAGCTATTAAAATAAATGAAGTTGCCGAGCCATTTATTAGACGCAAAGCAATGCGTCATTTAGAAAAAGGGCGAGTCGTTATTTTTGGTGGTGGCACAGGTAACCCATATTTTACAACAGACTCAGCCGCAGTTTTACGCGCCATTGAGATTGAAGCAGATGTTATTTTAAAAGGAACCCGTGTAGATGGCATTTACACTGCAGACCCAGAAAAAGACAGTTCTGCTGTTAAATTTGACCAGATAACCTTTGATGATGTTCTTAGAAAAGGCCTAAAGGTTATGGACACTACGGCTTTTACACTCAGTCAAGAAAATAAATTACCGATAATAGTGTTTGATATGAATAAAAAAGGAAACTTATTGAAAGTAGTTTCTGGTGAGACAATAGGAACTGAAGTGAACCTATAA
- the tsf gene encoding translation elongation factor Ts encodes MENTVKITAAEVNKLRQATGAGMMDCKKALVEAGGDFDKAIEVLRKKGQKVAEKRADRDSSEGAAVAKINADNTSGVAIVLGCETDFVGKNENFVKLANDLADAALNYDSKEDFLASDFGGMTVAEKLVEQTGVIGEKLDITAFEKLDAPFVGQYVHINKIAALVGLSAKVDNAETLVKDLAMQVASMGATTLSYKDFDPAYVASETEARIAVIEKDNEELARLGKTLKNVPKYISMAQLTPEVLAQAEEDAKAELKAEGKPEQIWDRILPGKMERFISDNTTLDQEQCLLDQKFIKDEKKTVAEYVKTFGDVEVTGFKRASVG; translated from the coding sequence ATGGAAAATACTGTAAAAATTACAGCAGCAGAAGTAAACAAGCTAAGACAAGCAACTGGTGCTGGTATGATGGATTGTAAAAAAGCTTTAGTTGAAGCTGGTGGTGATTTTGATAAAGCCATTGAAGTTTTACGTAAAAAAGGACAAAAAGTTGCAGAAAAAAGAGCTGACAGAGATTCTTCTGAAGGTGCTGCTGTTGCCAAAATAAATGCAGACAATACATCTGGGGTTGCCATCGTTTTAGGTTGTGAAACTGATTTCGTAGGTAAAAACGAAAACTTTGTGAAATTAGCCAACGATTTAGCTGATGCTGCTTTAAACTATGACTCTAAAGAAGATTTCTTAGCCTCTGATTTTGGTGGTATGACTGTTGCTGAAAAATTAGTTGAGCAAACTGGTGTCATCGGTGAGAAGTTAGACATCACTGCTTTTGAAAAACTAGATGCACCTTTTGTTGGACAGTACGTTCACATTAATAAGATTGCTGCTTTAGTAGGTTTATCGGCAAAAGTTGATAACGCTGAAACTTTAGTTAAAGACTTAGCAATGCAAGTAGCTTCTATGGGAGCAACTACTTTATCTTATAAAGACTTTGATCCTGCTTACGTGGCTTCTGAGACCGAGGCTCGTATCGCAGTTATCGAAAAAGACAATGAAGAATTAGCACGTTTAGGTAAAACATTAAAAAATGTCCCTAAGTATATCTCTATGGCACAATTAACTCCAGAGGTTTTAGCACAAGCAGAAGAAGATGCTAAAGCGGAATTAAAAGCTGAAGGTAAGCCAGAACAAATCTGGGACAGAATCTTACCAGGTAAAATGGAGCGTTTCATTTCTGATAACACAACTCTAGACCAAGAGCAGTGTTTGCTAGATCAGAAGTTTATTAAAGACGAAAAGAAAACTGTTGCAGAATACGTAAAAACATTTGGAGACGTAGAAGTCACTGGCTTTAAACGTGCTTCAGTTGGATAA
- the rpsB gene encoding 30S ribosomal protein S2: MENVEVKELLDAGVHFGHLTRKWNPNMAPYIYMERNGIHIINLYKTAAKIEETCAALSKIAASGKKILFVATKKQAKDIVAEKAGAVNQPYITERWPGGMLTNFVTIRKAVKKMSSIDRMKKDGTFESLSKREKLQIDRQRAKLEKNLGSISDMTRLPGALFVVDILREHIAIKEAQKLNIPIFAMVDTNSDPRQVDYVIPANDDASKSINKVLSIVTSAIQDGLNDRKADKEGKAEGKKAKKAVSQEEE; encoded by the coding sequence ATGGAAAACGTAGAAGTAAAAGAACTACTCGACGCAGGTGTACATTTCGGTCACTTAACGCGTAAATGGAACCCAAATATGGCTCCTTATATCTATATGGAGCGTAATGGGATTCACATCATCAACCTTTACAAAACAGCAGCTAAAATCGAAGAAACTTGTGCTGCATTAAGTAAAATTGCTGCATCAGGTAAGAAAATTTTATTTGTAGCAACTAAAAAACAAGCTAAAGACATCGTTGCTGAAAAAGCAGGTGCCGTTAACCAGCCATACATTACTGAGCGTTGGCCAGGCGGAATGCTTACTAACTTTGTAACCATTCGTAAAGCTGTTAAGAAAATGTCTTCGATAGATCGTATGAAAAAAGACGGTACCTTTGAGTCATTGTCAAAAAGAGAAAAACTACAAATAGACCGTCAACGCGCAAAGTTAGAAAAGAACTTAGGTTCTATATCTGATATGACGCGTCTACCAGGTGCATTATTTGTTGTAGATATCTTAAGAGAGCATATCGCTATTAAAGAAGCACAAAAATTAAACATCCCAATCTTTGCAATGGTAGATACTAACTCAGACCCACGTCAGGTAGATTATGTTATCCCGGCAAACGACGATGCTTCAAAATCTATTAATAAAGTTTTATCTATTGTAACTTCTGCAATACAAGATGGTTTAAACGATAGAAAAGCAGATAAAGAAGGTAAGGCTGAAGGCAAAAAAGCCAAGAAAGCAGTATCGCAAGAAGAAGAATAA
- the rpsI gene encoding 30S ribosomal protein S9 — MEVIHKIGRRKTAVARVYVAKGKGNITVNKKDMAEYFTTATLQYKVNQPITMTNNDGNFDITVNVYGGGITGQAEAIRLGLSRAMCELDPENRAILKPEGLLTRDPRMVERKKFGQKKARKKFQFSKR; from the coding sequence ATGGAAGTAATTCACAAAATTGGCCGTAGAAAGACGGCTGTTGCCCGTGTATACGTTGCCAAAGGAAAAGGTAACATTACGGTGAACAAAAAAGACATGGCGGAATACTTTACTACTGCTACCTTACAGTATAAAGTAAACCAACCTATAACCATGACTAACAATGATGGCAACTTTGATATTACTGTTAACGTATATGGAGGTGGTATCACCGGCCAGGCGGAAGCTATACGTTTAGGGTTATCTCGTGCAATGTGCGAGTTAGATCCTGAAAACAGAGCAATATTAAAGCCAGAAGGTCTATTAACAAGAGATCCAAGAATGGTAGAGCGTAAGAAATTCGGACAGAAGAAAGCGCGTAAGAAATTCCAGTTCTCTAAACGTTAA
- the rplM gene encoding 50S ribosomal protein L13: protein MDTLSYKTVSANKATVNKEWVLVDAEGQTLGRLASKVAKLLRGKHKPNFTPHVDCGDNVIVVNAEKINLTGNKWTDKSYIRHTGYPGGQRTLTATEMFEKDPTRLVEKSVKGMLPKNKLGATLFRNLTVVAGAEHAHDAQKPKTINLNEFN, encoded by the coding sequence CAAAGCTACCGTTAATAAGGAGTGGGTTTTAGTTGATGCTGAAGGACAAACTTTAGGCCGCTTAGCTTCAAAAGTAGCAAAACTTTTAAGAGGTAAGCATAAGCCTAACTTTACGCCACACGTTGATTGCGGTGACAACGTCATTGTTGTAAACGCTGAAAAAATCAACTTAACTGGTAACAAGTGGACAGATAAAAGTTATATCCGCCACACAGGTTATCCAGGTGGTCAAAGAACTTTGACTGCTACTGAAATGTTTGAGAAAGACCCAACCAGATTGGTAGAGAAGTCAGTAAAGGGGATGTTACCTAAAAACAAATTAGGTGCTACTCTTTTTAGAAACTTAACTGTTGTTGCTGGTGCTGAGCACGCTCACGACGCTCAAAAGCCAAAAACAATTAATTTAAACGAATTTAACTAA